The following are encoded together in the Phocoena sinus isolate mPhoSin1 chromosome 11, mPhoSin1.pri, whole genome shotgun sequence genome:
- the HESX1 gene encoding homeobox expressed in ES cells 1 isoform X2, with protein sequence MKGKEVNLCLHVPSLPNGISLPCTVDHSVPEESVLKYEDYFLASERLSLKRELSWYRGRRPRTAFTQNQIEVLENVFRVNCYPGIDIREDLAQKLNLEEDRIQIWFQNRRAKLKRSHRESQFLMAKKNFNTDLLE encoded by the exons ATGAAAG ggAAAGAGGTTAACCTATGTCTACATGTCCCGAGTCTTCCTAATGGGATCTCATTACCTTGTACTGTGGATCACTCAGTGCCGGaagaaagtgttttgaaatatGAAGATTACTTTTTAGCCTCAGAAAGACTTTCTTTGAAAAGAGAGTTGAGTTGGTATAGAGGCCGAAGACCCAGAACCGCTTTTACTCAAAACCAG ATTGAAGTGTTGGAAAATGTCTTTAGAGTAAACTGCTATCCTGGCATTGATATCAGAGAAGACTTAGCTCAAAAATTGAACCTAGAGGAAGACAGAATCcag aTCTGGTTCCAAAATCGGCGTGCAAAGCTGAAAAGATCCCATAGAGAATCACAGTttctcatggccaaaaaaaatttcaaCACAGATCTCCTGGAATAG